A genome region from Gadus chalcogrammus isolate NIFS_2021 chromosome 5, NIFS_Gcha_1.0, whole genome shotgun sequence includes the following:
- the bend3 gene encoding BEN domain-containing protein 3 has protein sequence MSSSKNGDISHGGMLGEEQQLLQDLKEETDDVAIYEPVEGLGGVFPGATETGKRTFAEMGSDVNEKSTSRKIFRVSEEIKKQLTEESLQRALPCLTSGDKMDCGRDNPRSRTSYRRPLFGISHRINEKRIAPSSETSAVQGGGQQHDCESPFTSEFHSPEENCKFEAFPGAARVPGEGLPTDAGLYPLIEKMFFILNTLNSSMTQLHSKVDLLSLEVIRIKKQIKPGEMVTEFQPPPQYLLTSEELHQLMEQTSGAGELGCRLLVHLFPELFKASECTNGCIASKRTLDSLHLQLIRNYVEVCFPLVKNNNVWQEECLMQINDLFNHFCAQKDMESARMQRKQTIIDTGIKAEHAETCHFINEVGEEEHLSMEDQNNLANSDLASDIQLTDDLDEFSSPEDFVIFLVHRLFPEIFEEGKFPEGASGFHGVGQLLLESDRLEIIRKYMESNFPDVPEDTWLQVCVQHMEDAIESVHSNINEGEHDNISNNSYDLAGIPEDVSLIRIPNMFDHERPNRRSKKSLLVPVDFDDMEIPLPDFSVPKEYLLSKETLKSNYDCSLSIGNFASRVLVLMFPELFTQENARKHYNCSGSLGKKQLDPVRVNLIRHYVQLLYPQARNDRVWMFEFVGKLDERCRRRDTEQRRSYQQQRKVYVHEREPEASDADCQLNQFNGDALREDTDCTQTPAAPPEKSSKDFCKIPLDELSVTVPDFPVPSAYLLSDTEVREVVQQSLSVGNFAARLLVRLFPELFTQENLRLQYNHSGACNKKQLDPVRLRLIRHYVEAVYPVEKMEEVWHYECVPSIDERCRRPNRKKCDILKKAKRSSTVF, from the exons AACAACAGCTTCTCCAGGACCTTAAGGAAGAGACGGATGACGTTGCAATTTATGAGCCAGTCGAAGGACTTGGAGGGGTTTTCCCGGGGGCCACTGAGACTGGGAAACGGACATTTGCGGAGATGGGCTCTGATGTAAACGAAAAGTCCACGAGCCGCAAGATATTCAGAGTCTCTGAGGAG ATCAAGAAGCAGTTGACAGAGGAGAGCCTCCAGCGAGCCCTCCCATGCCTGACCTCTGGGGACAAGATGGACTGTGGCCGGGACAACCCCAGAAGCAGAACCTCGTACAGGAGGCCCCTGTTCGGTATCTCCCACAGGATCAACGAGAAGCGCATCGCGCCGAGCTCGGAGACGTCGGCCGTTCAGGGCGGAGGACAGCAGCACGACTGCGAGAGCCCCTTCACCTCGGAGTTCCACAGTCCAGAGGAAAACTGCAAGTTCGAAGCCTTCCCCGGTGCCGCGAGGGTGCCCGGCGAAGGCTTGCCGACAGACGCCGGCCTCTATCCGCTGATCGAGAAGATGTTTTTCATCCTCAACACGCTGAATTCGAGCATGACCCAGCTGCACAGCAAGGTGGACCTGCTGTCCCTGGAGGTCATACGAATTAAGAAGCAGATCAAGCCGGGCGAGATGGTGACCGAGTTCCAGCCTCCCCCACAATATCTGCTGACCAGCGAGGAGCTTCATCAGCTGATGGAGCAGACCTCGGGCGCCGGGGAGCTGGGCTGTCGGCTGCTGGTGCATCTGTTCCCGGAGCTCTTTAAGGCCAGCGAGTGCACCAACGGCTGCATCGCAAGCAAGAGAACATTGGACTCGCTGCATCTGCAGCTCATACGCAATTACGTAGAGGTGTGCTTCCCGTTAGTCAAGAACAACAACGTTTGGCAGGAGGAATGCCTGATGCAGATCAATGACTTGTTTAATCATTTTTGTGCACAGAAAGATATGGAGAGTGCCCGCATGCAAAGAAAGCAGACAATCATAGATACGGGAATCAAGGCAGAGCATGCCGAGACCTGCCACTTTATTaatgaggtgggggaggaggagcacctCTCGATGGAGGATCAGAATAACCTGGCTAACTCGGACTTGGCCTCTGACATACAACTCACGGATGACTTGGATGAGTTCTCCTCCCCTGAGGACTTTGTTATCTTCCTCGTTCATCGCCTTTTCCCTGAGATTTTCGAGGAAGGTAAATTCCCAGAGGGCGCCAGTGGTTTTCACGGTGTCGGACAGCTTCTGCTGGAGTCTGACAGGTTGGAAATTATAAGGAAGTACATGGAATCAAATTTCCCTGACGTGCCTGAGGACACCTGGCTCCAGGTGTGCGTTCAGCATATGGAGGATGCAATAGAGAGTGTCCACAGCAATATTAACGAGGGGGAACACGACAACATCAGTAATAACAGCTACGACTTGGCCGGTATTCCGGAGGATGTCTCCTTGATAAGGATCCCAAATATGTTTGATCATGAAAGGCCGAACCGTAGGTCCAAAAAGTCTCTGCTTGTCCCTGTGGATTTTGACGACATGGAAATCCCTCTGCCAGACTTCAGCGTTCCCAAAGAATATCTCCTTTCCAAGGAAACACTTAAGAGCAATTACGACTGTAGCCTGTCCATCGGGAACTTTGCGTCTCGGGTTCTGGTGCTGATGTTCCCCGAGCTCTTTACCCAGGAGAACGCACGGAAGCATTACAACTGCAGTGGCTCCCTGGGCAAGAAGCAGCTGGACCCCGTTCGCGTCAACCTGATCCGGCACTACGTCCAACTGCTGTACCCTCAGGCCAGGAACGACCGGGTGTGGATGTTTGAGTTTGTGGGCAAGTTGGACGAGCGGTGCAGGAGACGCGACACGGAGCAGCGACGGTCCTACCAGCAACAGCGGAAGGTCTACGTTCACGAGCGGGAGCCCGAGGCCAGCGACGCGGACTGTCAGCTGAACCAGTTCAACGGCGACGCTCTTAGGGAGGACACAGACTGCACACAGACCCCCGCCGCGCCGCCCGAGAAGAGCAGCAAAGACTTTTGTAAGATACCGCTGGACGAACTCTCGGTAACCGTACCCGACTTCCCCGTGCCTTCGGCCTACCTGCTCTCGGACACTGAGGTGCGTGAAGTCGTGCAGCAGAGTCTCTCCGTGGGGAACTTTGCCGCCCGCCTCTTAGTGCGTCTCTTCCCCGAACTCTTCACGCAGGAGAACCTGCGGCTTCAGTATAACCACTCGGGGGCGTGCAACAAGAAGCAGCTGGACCCCGTGCGCCTCCGGCTGATCCGCCACTACGTGGAGGCGGTGTACCCTGTGGAAAAGATGGAGGAGGTGTGGCACTATGAATGCGTGCCCAGCATCGATGAACGATGCCGGCGCCCCAATCGGAAGAAGTGTGACATTCTGAAGAAGGCCAAAAGATCGAGCACTGTGTTTTAG
- the LOC130382674 gene encoding transmembrane protein 151B-like, translated as MSPPASAATASESSTTTVFEEDAREEQRPLKQSLSKSLCRESFWKCLLLSLLMYGCMGAMVWCHVTKVTRLTFDSAFKGKSMMYHDSPCSDGYIYIPLALLGMLYVVYLVECWHCHVKNELQHKVDVEGIYERVQRMQQAKPCIWWKAISYHYVRRTRQVTRYRNGDAYTSTQVYHERVNTHVAEAEFDYSHCGVKDVSKQLLSLEKAAITKLRFTKCFSFANVESENSYLTQRARFFTDNEGLDDYMEAREGMHLKNIDLKEYVLVLADPDHHPWYLSHVVFWLTAFLTLSWPLRVFTEYRTAYVHYRVEKLFGPDYPAVTPSDERSFPRRIPRVNTIDSTELEWHIRSNQQLVPSYSEAGLMDLAQGPSGFGGYRQNCERCHRAISCSSVFSRSALSICTGASARIPFSGSRFSLSRRYGSRGSCFWRSGSLDDQESPGENTRCLSERQTTDDEDPPDYQDALCFPVLIVHCSENCHDHRSFHRNGSCVETSL; from the exons ATGTCTCCACCAGCGTCGGCGGCGACAGCCAGTGAGAGCAGCACCACCACTGTTTTTGAAGAGGACGCCAGGGAAGAG CAAAGGCCCCTGAAGCAGTCCCTGAGCAAGTCCCTCTGCCGGGAGAGCTTCTGGAAGTGcctgctgctctccctcctcatgTACGGCTGCATGGGCGCCATGGTGTGGTGTCACGTGACCAAGGTGACCCGCCTCACCTTTGACAGTGCCTTCAAAGGGAAGTCCATGATGTACCACGACAGCCCCTGCTCCGACGGCTATATTTACATCCCCCTGGCCCTGCTGGGCATGCTCTACGTGGTCTACCTGGTGGAGTGCTGGCACTGCCACGTCAAGAACGAGCTTCAGCACAAGGTGGACGTGGAGGGCATCTACGAGCGCGTCCAGCGGATGCAGCAGGCCAAGCCCTGCATCTGGTGGAAGGCCATCAGCTACCACTACGTGAGGCGCACCCGGCAGGTCACGCGCTACCGCAACGGCGACGCCTACACCAGCACGCAGGTGTACCACGAGCGGGTCAACACGCACGTGGCCGAGGCCGAGTTCGACTACAGCCACTGCGGGGTGAAGGACGTCTCCAAGCAGCTGCTGAGCCTGGAGAAGGCGGCCATCACCAAGCTGCGCTTCACCAAGTGCTTCAGCTTCGCCAACGTGGAGTCTGAGAACTCGTACCTCACCCAGCGGGCGCGGTTTTTCACGGACAACGAGGGCCTGGACGACTACATGGAGGCCCGCGAGGGCATGCACCTGAAGAACATCGACCTGAAGGAGTACGTGCTGGTGCTGGCCGACCCCGACCACCACCCCTGGTACCTGTCCCACGTCGTCTTCTGGCTCACCgccttcctcaccctctcctggcCGCTGCGGGTCTTCACGGAGTACCGCACCGCCTACGTCCACTACCGCGTGGAGAAGCTGTTCGGGCCCGACTACCCGGCGGTGACGCCGAGCGACGAGCGGTCCTTCCCGCGCCGCATCCCCCGCGTCAACACCATCGACAGCACTGAGCTGGAGTGGCACATCCGCTCCAACCAGCAGCTGGTGCCCAGCTACTCGGAGGCCGGCCTCATGGACCTGGCCCAGGGCCCCTCCGGCTTCGGCGGCTACAGGCAGAACTGCGAGCGCTGCCACCGGGCCATCAGCTGCTCCTCCGTCTTCTCCCGGAGCGCCTTGAGCATCTGCACCGGGGCCAGCGCCCGCATCCCCTTCAGCGGGAGCCGCTTCTCCCTGTCGAGGCGCTACGGCTCGCGCGGCAGCTGCTTCTGGCGGAGCGGCAGCCTGGACGACCAGGAGAGCCCCGGCGAGAACACCCGCTGCCTGTCGGAGCGGCAGACCACCGACGACGAGGACCCGCCCGACTACCAGGACGCCCTCTGCTTCCCCGTGCTCATCGTCCACTGCAGCGAGAACTGCCACGACCACCGGTCGTTCCACCGGAACGGCTCCTGCGTGGAGACCTCGCTATGA
- the mtres1 gene encoding mitochondrial transcription rescue factor 1 produces the protein MQGLLVEALALRQLGRLNPRQLLTPGYGFKQTTWCPRIMYTRQLWGSSVCFTLGSHRPVVRGRDSVRNWSLHQLRFKSNKKKGLAKVLEEEEEEEEEEERDTEDTDSEDEIEEDPNLPKDYKDLEKFVQSYRYDVILKSGLDMARNKIEDAFYNNKLRLNGQKLIKKSKSVKVGDTLDMVVSESGEGNTVTLMRVILKKELGESNDGEKYKVALRRWKSLELSKDEAFKP, from the exons ATGCAGGGTTTGCTGGTAGAGGCGCTTGCTCTGCGGCAGTTGGGAAGACTCAACCCGCGGCAACTTCTCACACCCGGATACGGATTCAAACAGACAACCTGGTGCCCAAGGATCATGTACACACGCCAGCTTTGGGGATCGTCCGTTTGTTTCACGTTAGGCTCTCACAGGCCAGTTGTCCGTGGCAGAGACTCCGTGCGAAACTGGTCATTGCACCAGTTGAGGTTCAAAAGCAACAAAAAGAAAGGCTTAGCAAAggttctggaggaggaggaggaggaggaggaggaggaggagcgggacaCGGAGGACACTGACTCTGAGGATGAGATTGAAGAAGACCCAAACCTGCCTAAGGACTATAAGGATTTAGAAAAGTTTGTACAGTCTTATCGCTACGATGTTATCCTGAAGTCTGGATTGGATATGGCTCGCAA TAAAATTGAAGATGCTTTCTACAACAACAAGCTTCGACTGAATGGGCAGAAGCTCATCAAGAAAAGTAAATCG GTGAAAGTTGGAGACACTCTGGACATGGTAGTGTCTGAAAGCGGTGAAGGAAACACTGTTACTCTGATGAGAGTAATCCTTAAGAAGGAATTGGGTGAATCCAACGATGGAGAGAAGTACAAAGTGGCCCTGAGACGCTGGAAGAGTTTAGAGCTTTCCAAGGATGAAGCCTTCAAGCCATGA